The Piliocolobus tephrosceles isolate RC106 chromosome 2, ASM277652v3, whole genome shotgun sequence genome window below encodes:
- the PSMD2 gene encoding 26S proteasome non-ATPase regulatory subunit 2, which translates to MEEGGRDKAPVQPQQPPAAAPGGTDEKPSGKERRDAGDKDKEQELSEEDKQLQDELEMLVERLGEKDTSLYRPALEELRRQIRSSTTSMTSVPKPLKFLRPHYGKLKEIYENMAPGENKRFAADIISVLAMTMSGERECLKYRLVGSQEELASWGHEYVRHLAGEVAKEWQELDDAEKVQREPLLTLVKEIVPYNMAHNAEHEACDLLMEIEQVDMLEKDIDENAYAKVCLYLTSCVNYVPEPENSALLRCALGVFRKFSRFPEALRLALMLNDMELVEDIFTSCKDVVVQKQMAFMLGRHGVFLELSEDVEEYEDLTEIMSNVQLNSNFLALARELDIMEPKVPDDIYKTHLENNRFGGSGSQVDSARMNLASSFVNGFVNAAFGQDKLLTDDGNKWLYKNKDHGMLSAAASLGMILLWDVDGGLTQIDKYLYSSEDYIKSGALLACGIVNSGVRNECDPALALLSDYVLHNSNTMRLGSIFGLGLAYAGSNREDVLTLLLPVMGDSKSSMEVAGVTALACGMIAVGSCNGDVTSTILQTIMEKSETELKDTYARWLPLGLGLNHLGKGEAIEAILAALEVVSEPFRSFANTLVDVCAYAGSGNVLKVQQLLHICSEHFDSKEKEEDKDKKEKKDKDKKEAPADMGAHQGVAVLGIALIAMGEEIGAEMALRTFGHLLRYGEPTLRRAVPLALALISVSNPRLNILDTLSKFSHDADPEVSYNSIFAMGMVGSGTNNARLAAMLRQLAQYHAKDPNNLFMVRLAQGLTHLGKGTLTLCPYHSDRQLMSQVAVAGLLTVLVSFLDVRNIILGKSHYVLYGLVAAMQPRMLVTFDEELRPLPVSVRVGQAVDVVGQAGKPKTITGFQTHTTPVLLAHGERAELATEEFLPVTPILEGFVILRKNPNYDL; encoded by the exons ATGGAGGAGGGAGGCCGGGACAAGGCGCCGGTGCAGCCCCAGCAGCCCCCAGCGGCGGCCCCCGGCGGCACAGACGAGAAGCCGAGCGGCAAGGAGCGGCGGGATGCTGGGGACAAGGACAAAGAACAGGAGCTG TCTGAGGAGGACAAACAGCTTCAAGATGAACTGGAGATGCTCGTGGAACGACTGGGG GAGAAGGACACATCCCTGTATCGACCGGCGCTGGAGGAATTGCGAAGGCAAATTCGTTCTTCTACAACTTCCATGACTTCAGTGCCCAAGCCTCTCAAATTTCTGCGTCCACACTATGGCAAACTGAAGGAAATCTATGAGAACATGGCCCCTGGGGAGAATAAG CGTTTTGCTGCTGACATCATCTCTGTTTTGGCCATGACCATGAGTGGGGAGCGCGAGTGCCTCAAGTATCGGCTAGTGGGCTCCCAGGAGGAATTGGCATCATGGGGTCATGAGTATGTCAG GCATCTGGCAGGAGAAGTGGCTAAGGAGTGGCAGGAGCTGGATGACGCGGAGAAGGTCCAGCGGGAGCCACTGCTCACTCTGGTAAAGGAAATTGTCCCCTACAACATGGCCCACAATGCAGAGCATGAGGCCTGTGACCTGCTTATGGAAATTGAGCAGGTGGACATGCTCGAGAAGGACATTGATGAGAATGCATACGCAAAGGTCTGCCTTTATCTTACCAG TTGTGTGAATTACGTGCCTGAGCCTGAGAACTCAGCCCTACTGCGTTGTGCCCTGGGTGTGTTCCGAAAGTTTAGCCGGTTCCCTGAAGCTCTGAGATTGGCATTGATGCTCAATGACATGGAGTTGGTAGAAGACATCTTCACCTCCTGCAAGGATGT GGTAGTACAGAAACAGATGGCATTCATGCTAGGCCGGCATGGGGTGTTCCTGGAGCTGAGTGAAGACGTTGAGGAGTATGAGGACCTGACAGAGATCATGTCCAATGTACAGCTCAACAGCAACTTCTTGGCCTTAGCTCGGGAG CTGGACATCATGGAGCCCAAGGTGCCTGATGACATCTACAAAACCCACCTAGAGAACAACA GGTTTGGGGGCAGTGGCTCTCAGGTGGACTCTGCCCGCATGAACCTGGCCTCCTCTTTTGTGAATGGCTTTGTGAATGCAGCTTTTGGCCAAGACAAGCTGCTAACAGATGATGGCAACAAATGGCTTTACAAGAACAAGGACCATG GAATGTTGAGTGCAGCTGCATCTCTTGGGATGATTCTGCTGTGGGATGTGGATGGTGGCCTCACCCAGATTGACAAGTACCTGTACTCCTCTGAGGACTACATTAAG TCAGGAGCTCTTCTTGCCTGTGGCATAGTGAACTCTGGGGTCCGGAATGAGTGTGACCCTGCTCTGGCACTGCTCTCAGACTATGTTCTCCACAACAGCAACACCATGAGACTTGGTTCCATCTTTGG GCTAGGCTTGGCCTATGCTGGCTCAAATCGTGAAGATGTCCTAACACTGCTGCTGCCTGTGATGGGAGATTCAAAGTCCAGTATGGAG GTGGCAGGTGTGACAGCTCTAGCCTGTGGAATGATAGCAGTGGGGTCCTGCAATGGAGATGTAACTTCCACTATCCTTCAGACCATCATGGAGAAGTCAGAAACTGAGCTCAAGGACACTTATGCTCGTTGGCTTCCTCTTGGACTGGGTCTCAACCACCTGG GGAAGGGTGAGGCTATCGAGGCAATCCTGGCTGCACTGGAGGTTGTGTCAGAGCCATTCCGCAGTTTTGCCAACACACTAGtggatgtgtgtgcatatgcag GCTCTGGGAATGTGCTGAAGGTGCAGCAGCTGCTCCACATTTGTAGCGAACACTTTGACTccaaagagaaggaggaagacaaagacaagaaagaaaagaaggacaaGGACAAAAAGGAAGCCCCTGCAGACATGGGAGCACATCAG GGAGTGGCTGTTCTGGGGATTGCCCTTATTGCTATGGGGGAGGAGATTGGTGCAGAGATGGCACTACGAACCTTTGGCCACTTG CTGAGATATGGGGAGCCTACACTCCGGAGGGCTGTACCTTTAGCACTGGCCCTGATCTCTGTTTCAAATCCACGACTCAACATCCTGGATACCCTAAGCAAATTCTCTCATGATGCTGATCCAGAAGTTTCCTATAACTCCATTTTTGCCATGGGCATGGTGGGCAGTG GTACCAATAATGCCCGTCTGGCTGCAATGCTGCGCCAGTTAGCTCAATATCATGCCAAGGACCCAAACAACCTCTTCATGGTGCGCTTGGCACAG GGCCTGACACATTTAGGGAAGGGTACCCTTACCCTCTGCCCCTACCACAGTGACCGGCAGCTTATGAGTCAAGTGGCCGTGGCTGGGCTGCTCACTGTGCTTGTCTCTTTCCTGGATGTTCGAAACA TTATTCTAGGCAAATCACACTATGTATTGTATGGGCTGGTGGCTGCCATGCAGCCCCGAATGCTGGTTACGTTTGATGAGGAGCTGCGGCCATTGCCAGTGTCTGTCCGTGTGGGCCAG GCAGTGGATGTGGTGGGCCAGGCTGGCAAGCCGAAGACCATCACAGGGTTCCAGACACATACAACCCCAGTGTTGTTGGCCCACGGGGAACGGGCAGAATTGGCCACTGAGGAGTTTCTTCCTGTTACCCCCATTCTGGAAGGTTTTGTTATCCTTCGGAAGAACCCCAATTATGATCTCTAA